The Acropora muricata isolate sample 2 chromosome 5, ASM3666990v1, whole genome shotgun sequence genome includes a window with the following:
- the LOC136918183 gene encoding 97 kDa heat shock protein-like isoform X1: MSVVGFDVGNESCFIAVARGGGIETIANEYSDRRTPSVVSLGERSRGIGTDGKNQMIFNLKNTVSQFKRLIGRKFSDPIVAEERKRQTCVLVEQPGNSIGVKVRYLGKEEVFSPEQIMGMLMTKLKVISEAELSTKVTDCVVSVPSYYAERQRRAMLDAVAMAGLNCLRLMNDTTAVALAYGIYKQDLPTEKPRIVVFVDMGHSSLQVSACAFVKGQLKVLATVADPNLGGRNFDEVLKDHFTEEIKQRYKLDVASNVKAGIRLIRECEKLKKLMSANSQDIPLNIECLMEDRDVTGKMKRSDFEEKIQSLLQRVESTLQSLIQKAGLKVSDVEAVEIVGGSTRVPIVKDIIKKIFDKEISTTLNADEAVARGCALQCAILSPTFRVREFSVTDAAPYPICLTWKSQSADERGEMEVFAVNHAFPFSKMLTFYRKEPFTLEASYGKNVKLPLEDGFVGSYLVQDVTPTKESESSKVKVKVRLDIHGLFTIVSASMVEKMGTATDIEQDKMEVEGQEDKATEAEAAAESTTEESKGTGDEPMETSTEQNTDSSEQKGDAAKEKEAEPAENGKETKGKKDNGAPAKKKKQQVKTIELRIDSTAPGLTSAQLREKVDRENQMILQDRKEREKGIAKNAVEAYVYEMRGKLFSQLEKFITEEARATFVSELEQTEDWLYEEGDDQSKKVYQEKLDALKKTGDPVVTRFQESSTRPAAFEELGRSLQQIRKVLELCAQKDEKYDHIEEEEVAKAEKTVIEKENWLNNKCNAQSQLAAHEDPVVYTSMINSERKFLEDTCYAILNKPKPKPKQEPPPKEEEKKRDDKATEGDKGEEKRDQETAEASAGAEPAQAEQSATEEGKNLDEDMDID, translated from the exons ATGTCTGTTGTGGGATTTGATGTTGGCAACGAGTCATGTTTCATTGCCGTTGCACGCGGTGGAGGCATTGAGACTATTGCAAACGAGTACAGCGATAGACGAACTCC GAGTGTGGTATCACTTGGAGAAAGATCCAGGGGAATTGGAACGGACGGAAAAAATCAG atgatatttaacttgaaaaataCTGTGAGTCAATTCAAGAGACTTATTGGAAGAAAGTTCAGTGATCCAATTGTTGCTGAAGAAAGAAAGCGACAAACTTGTGTATTGGTGGAACAACCAGGGAACTCCATTGGCGTTAAG GTTCGTTATTTGGGAAAGGAGGAAGTATTTTCCCCAGAACAGATTATGGGGATGCTAATGACAAAGTTAAAAGTTATCTCAGAGGCTGAATTATCTACAAAAGTGACTGACTGTGTTGTTtca GTTCCCAGTTACTATGCTGAGAGGCAAAGAAGAGCCATGTTGGATGCTGTAGCGATGGCAGGACTGAATTGTCTCAGATTAATGAATGACACAACAGCAG ttGCTTTGGCATACGGTATTTACAaacaagatcttccaactgagAAGCCAAGGATTGTAGTCTTTGTTGACATGGGTCACTCTTCTCTGCAAGTCTCGGCCTGTGCCTTTGTAAAAGGTCAACTCAAG GTCCTAGCTACTGTAGCTGATCCGAATCTTGGTGGGAGGAATTTTGATGAAGTTTTAAAGGATCATTTTACCGAAGAGATTAAG CAAAGGTACAAGTTGGATGTTGCATCAAATGTGAAAGCTGGGATTCGTCTCATTCGAGAATGTGAGAAGTTAAAGAAGTTGATGAGTGCTAATTCGCAGGATATTCCATTGAACATTGAGTGTCTGATGGAAGACAGAGATGTCACtggaaaaatgaaaag aagtgattttgaagaaaaaatacaaagTCTGTTGCAGCGAGTTGAATCAACGTTACAGTCTTTGATTCAGAAAGCAG GTCTGAAGGTTTCTGATGTAGAAGCTGTTGAAATAGTTGGAGGTTCGACTCGCGTTCCTATTGTGAAAGACATCATAAAGAAGatatttgacaaagaaatcAGCACAACCTTGAATGCTGACGAAGCGGTGGCTAGGGGCTGTGCCCTGCAATGTGCCATTTTATCGCCAACGTTTCGAGTGCGAGAATTTTCTGTCACCGATGCAGCACCGTACCCCATTTGCCTGACATGGAAGTCACAGTCAGCGGATGAGAGGGG GGAGATGGAggtttttgctgttaaccacGCTTTCCCTTTCTCAAAGATGCTGACATTTTATCGCAAAGAACCGTTTACTTTAGAAGCAAGCTATGGTAAAAATGTCAAATTACCCCTCGAAGATGGCTTCGTAG GGAGTTATTTAGTACAAGATGTGACACCAACCAAGGAGAGTGAATCTTCAAAGGTGAAAGTCAAAGTGCGCTTGGACATTCATGGTCTGTTTACCATTGTCAGTGCAAGCATGGTTGAAAAAATGGGAACTGCAACTGATATTGAACAAGATAAAATGGAAGTGGAAGGACAGGAAGACAAGGCAACAGAAGCTGAGGCTGCAGCTGAG AGTACCACCGAAGAATCAAAGGGAACTGGTGACGAACCCATGGAGACCTCCACTGAG CAAAATACAGACTCCAGTGAACAGAAAGGTGATGCTGCAAAGGAAAAGGAAGCCGAACCCGCCGAAAACGGCAAGGAAACTAAAGGGAAGAAGGATAATGGCGCACCTGCCAAGAAGAAGAAACAGCAAGTGAAAACAATTGAGCTAAGAATCGATTCGACGGCACCTGGACTAACATCAGCTCAACTACGGGAAAAGGTTGACAGAGAG AATCAAATGATATTGCAAGACCGCAAGGAGCGCGAAAAAGGAATTGCCAAAAATGCTGTGGAAGCCTATGTGTACGAAATGAGAGGAAAATTGTTCTCACAATTGGAAAAGTTTATAACAGAGGAG GCAAGAGCGACATTTGTCTCTGAACTGGAGCAAACGGAAGACTGGCTGTATGAAGAGGGCGATGACCAATCAAAAAAAGTCTACCAGGAGAAACTTGACGCATTGAAG AAAACAGGCGATCCAGTTGTCACCAGATTTCAAGAATCCTCGACGAGACCAGCCGCATTTGAGGAACTTGGGAGAAGCCTCCAGCAGATCAGAAAAGTCCTTGAGCTCTGTGCACAAAAG GACGAGAAGTACGACCACATTGAGGAAGAAGAAGTCGCCAAGGCGGAGAAAACTGTCATCGAGAAAGAGAATTGGCTAAACAATAAGTGTAATGCACAAAGCCAGCTGGCTGCTCATGAAGACCCGGTAGTCTACACTTCAATGATTAATTCGGAAAGGAAG TTCTTAGAGGACACTTGCTATGCCATCTTGAACAAGcccaaacccaaacccaaacagGAGCCGCCaccaaaagaagaagaaaaaaaacgggaTGACAAAGCCACGGAAGGCGATAAAGGAGAAGAAAAGAGAGACCAAGAGACTGCGGAAGCAAGTGCTGGCGCCGAACCCGCTCAAGCGGAACAAAGCGCCACAGAAGAGGGAAAGAATCTCGACGAAGACATGGACATTGATTGA
- the LOC136918183 gene encoding 97 kDa heat shock protein-like isoform X2 — MSVVGFDVGNESCFIAVARGGGIETIANEYSDRRTPSVVSLGERSRGIGTDGKNQMIFNLKNTVSQFKRLIGRKFSDPIVAEERKRQTCVLVEQPGNSIGVKVRYLGKEEVFSPEQIMGMLMTKLKVISEAELSTKVTDCVVSVPSYYAERQRRAMLDAVAMAGLNCLRLMNDTTAVALAYGIYKQDLPTEKPRIVVFVDMGHSSLQVSACAFVKGQLKVLATVADPNLGGRNFDEVLKDHFTEEIKQRYKLDVASNVKAGIRLIRECEKLKKLMSANSQDIPLNIECLMEDRDVTGKMKRSDFEEKIQSLLQRVESTLQSLIQKAGLKVSDVEAVEIVGGSTRVPIVKDIIKKIFDKEISTTLNADEAVARGCALQCAILSPTFRVREFSVTDAAPYPICLTWKSQSADERGEMEVFAVNHAFPFSKMLTFYRKEPFTLEASYGKNVKLPLEDGFVGSYLVQDVTPTKESESSKVKVKVRLDIHGLFTIVSASMVEKMGTATDIEQDKMEVEGQEDKATEAEAAAESTTEESKGTGDEPMETSTENTDSSEQKGDAAKEKEAEPAENGKETKGKKDNGAPAKKKKQQVKTIELRIDSTAPGLTSAQLREKVDRENQMILQDRKEREKGIAKNAVEAYVYEMRGKLFSQLEKFITEEARATFVSELEQTEDWLYEEGDDQSKKVYQEKLDALKKTGDPVVTRFQESSTRPAAFEELGRSLQQIRKVLELCAQKDEKYDHIEEEEVAKAEKTVIEKENWLNNKCNAQSQLAAHEDPVVYTSMINSERKFLEDTCYAILNKPKPKPKQEPPPKEEEKKRDDKATEGDKGEEKRDQETAEASAGAEPAQAEQSATEEGKNLDEDMDID; from the exons ATGTCTGTTGTGGGATTTGATGTTGGCAACGAGTCATGTTTCATTGCCGTTGCACGCGGTGGAGGCATTGAGACTATTGCAAACGAGTACAGCGATAGACGAACTCC GAGTGTGGTATCACTTGGAGAAAGATCCAGGGGAATTGGAACGGACGGAAAAAATCAG atgatatttaacttgaaaaataCTGTGAGTCAATTCAAGAGACTTATTGGAAGAAAGTTCAGTGATCCAATTGTTGCTGAAGAAAGAAAGCGACAAACTTGTGTATTGGTGGAACAACCAGGGAACTCCATTGGCGTTAAG GTTCGTTATTTGGGAAAGGAGGAAGTATTTTCCCCAGAACAGATTATGGGGATGCTAATGACAAAGTTAAAAGTTATCTCAGAGGCTGAATTATCTACAAAAGTGACTGACTGTGTTGTTtca GTTCCCAGTTACTATGCTGAGAGGCAAAGAAGAGCCATGTTGGATGCTGTAGCGATGGCAGGACTGAATTGTCTCAGATTAATGAATGACACAACAGCAG ttGCTTTGGCATACGGTATTTACAaacaagatcttccaactgagAAGCCAAGGATTGTAGTCTTTGTTGACATGGGTCACTCTTCTCTGCAAGTCTCGGCCTGTGCCTTTGTAAAAGGTCAACTCAAG GTCCTAGCTACTGTAGCTGATCCGAATCTTGGTGGGAGGAATTTTGATGAAGTTTTAAAGGATCATTTTACCGAAGAGATTAAG CAAAGGTACAAGTTGGATGTTGCATCAAATGTGAAAGCTGGGATTCGTCTCATTCGAGAATGTGAGAAGTTAAAGAAGTTGATGAGTGCTAATTCGCAGGATATTCCATTGAACATTGAGTGTCTGATGGAAGACAGAGATGTCACtggaaaaatgaaaag aagtgattttgaagaaaaaatacaaagTCTGTTGCAGCGAGTTGAATCAACGTTACAGTCTTTGATTCAGAAAGCAG GTCTGAAGGTTTCTGATGTAGAAGCTGTTGAAATAGTTGGAGGTTCGACTCGCGTTCCTATTGTGAAAGACATCATAAAGAAGatatttgacaaagaaatcAGCACAACCTTGAATGCTGACGAAGCGGTGGCTAGGGGCTGTGCCCTGCAATGTGCCATTTTATCGCCAACGTTTCGAGTGCGAGAATTTTCTGTCACCGATGCAGCACCGTACCCCATTTGCCTGACATGGAAGTCACAGTCAGCGGATGAGAGGGG GGAGATGGAggtttttgctgttaaccacGCTTTCCCTTTCTCAAAGATGCTGACATTTTATCGCAAAGAACCGTTTACTTTAGAAGCAAGCTATGGTAAAAATGTCAAATTACCCCTCGAAGATGGCTTCGTAG GGAGTTATTTAGTACAAGATGTGACACCAACCAAGGAGAGTGAATCTTCAAAGGTGAAAGTCAAAGTGCGCTTGGACATTCATGGTCTGTTTACCATTGTCAGTGCAAGCATGGTTGAAAAAATGGGAACTGCAACTGATATTGAACAAGATAAAATGGAAGTGGAAGGACAGGAAGACAAGGCAACAGAAGCTGAGGCTGCAGCTGAG AGTACCACCGAAGAATCAAAGGGAACTGGTGACGAACCCATGGAGACCTCCACTGAG AATACAGACTCCAGTGAACAGAAAGGTGATGCTGCAAAGGAAAAGGAAGCCGAACCCGCCGAAAACGGCAAGGAAACTAAAGGGAAGAAGGATAATGGCGCACCTGCCAAGAAGAAGAAACAGCAAGTGAAAACAATTGAGCTAAGAATCGATTCGACGGCACCTGGACTAACATCAGCTCAACTACGGGAAAAGGTTGACAGAGAG AATCAAATGATATTGCAAGACCGCAAGGAGCGCGAAAAAGGAATTGCCAAAAATGCTGTGGAAGCCTATGTGTACGAAATGAGAGGAAAATTGTTCTCACAATTGGAAAAGTTTATAACAGAGGAG GCAAGAGCGACATTTGTCTCTGAACTGGAGCAAACGGAAGACTGGCTGTATGAAGAGGGCGATGACCAATCAAAAAAAGTCTACCAGGAGAAACTTGACGCATTGAAG AAAACAGGCGATCCAGTTGTCACCAGATTTCAAGAATCCTCGACGAGACCAGCCGCATTTGAGGAACTTGGGAGAAGCCTCCAGCAGATCAGAAAAGTCCTTGAGCTCTGTGCACAAAAG GACGAGAAGTACGACCACATTGAGGAAGAAGAAGTCGCCAAGGCGGAGAAAACTGTCATCGAGAAAGAGAATTGGCTAAACAATAAGTGTAATGCACAAAGCCAGCTGGCTGCTCATGAAGACCCGGTAGTCTACACTTCAATGATTAATTCGGAAAGGAAG TTCTTAGAGGACACTTGCTATGCCATCTTGAACAAGcccaaacccaaacccaaacagGAGCCGCCaccaaaagaagaagaaaaaaaacgggaTGACAAAGCCACGGAAGGCGATAAAGGAGAAGAAAAGAGAGACCAAGAGACTGCGGAAGCAAGTGCTGGCGCCGAACCCGCTCAAGCGGAACAAAGCGCCACAGAAGAGGGAAAGAATCTCGACGAAGACATGGACATTGATTGA
- the LOC136918186 gene encoding trace amine-associated receptor 6-like: MSFNDSDLILGNTPKPSRSLVHREVIFKVYLTRGVIAFPLALITTFSNGLVMFLFVKDPKRSIRSSPSCVLVASLALVDFLVGCGLEPTDAYYSLSIAYGKTPSIPRKVMQIASVYLLLCSVLLLMLITIDRYLAISCPIRYAQRINKKIVYASVVLVIGYCCALLFFVVEWAEDYRNEIFSGHIDLVVLVTITLFGGLVYSLRKQTRQLIKLSVNSDENFIIQASRRERKVTLTLAIMLVVFLACTMPWFLMMQMFDYCSICRKNWWIMKLLFISFQANCALNPFFCTLRLPRYKAALKVILAHVTFNWWFWPGTWRILSASRMKRKRSSGSYALNDSTQQKNLSPIFENGSPVLTQYQFKY; encoded by the coding sequence ATGTCTTTTAACGACTCAGACTTGATTCTGGGAAACACCCCAAAGCCTTCGAGAAGCCTCGTTCATCGTGAGGTCATTTTCAAAGTGTATTTGACCAGAGGAGTGATAGCTTTTCCCTTAGCTTTAATCACAACCTTCTCAAACGGTCTCGTGATGTTCCTCTTCGTTAAGGACCCCAAGAGATCCATCCGGTCATCTCCTTCGTGTGTGTTAGTGGCAAGTCTTGCTTTGGTGGATTTCCTAGTGGGATGCGGCTTGGAGCCAACAGATGCGTATTACAGTCTCTCCATAGCTTATGGGAAGACACCATCCATACCTAGAAAAGTCATGCAAATCGCCTCAGTTTATCTCCTTCTTTGCTCCGTGCTGCTTCTGATGTTGATAACCATTGACCGATACTTGGCAATATCCTGTCCTATCCGCTACGCTCAAAGAATTAACAAAAAGATTGTCTACGCAAGTGTCGTCTTAGTCATAGGATACTGCTGTGCTCTGTTATTTTTCGTTGTGGAGTGGGCAGAAGATTACAGAAACGAAATCTTCTCCGGTCACATTGACTTGGTAGTACTTGTAACCATTACACTGTTTGGAGGGTTAGTTTACTCGCTTCGAAAGCAAACTCGACAACTTATAAAACTCAGCGTCAATTCCGATGAAAACTTCATCATCCAGGCGAGCAGGCGTGAACGAAAAGTAACCCTAACATTAGCTATCATGCTTGTGGTATTCTTAGCTTGTACCATGCCTTGGTTTTTAATGATGCAGATGTTTGATTATTGTTCAATATGCCGGAAGAATTGGTGGATAATGAAGCTcttattcatttcatttcaagcCAACTGTGCCCTTAATCCCTTCTTTTGCACCCTGCGTTTGCCTCGCTATAAGGCGGCCCTCAAAGTTATTCTGGCCCACGTCACGTTTAATTGGTGGTTCTGGCCTGGAACTTGGAGAATCCTGAGCGCTTCCAGGATGAAGAGAAAACGAAGCTCGGGCAGCTATGCACTGAATGATTCCACTCAGCAAAAGAACTTGAGTCCAATTTTCGAGAATGGTTCCCCCGTTTTGACGCAATATCAATTCAAATACTAA
- the LOC136918185 gene encoding uncharacterized protein has product MRISSLDELANKELKDDDVEEIIVMEKVLTKQLSFEYNFHDLPVELVLKIFSYLNLPELCKTTALVCKLWLHYSRSPVLRQKLSLSELTIPMNHFGELSAVIVTHFPFLKHLYLQQKTKLTLVACRALARVCPYLQCLSLASCETVTKEELNEFATFCPQLRDINLEECAVTDECLEVLPNLPLQRLNACHCIHLTDRGLKFLATDCRHLRSLNFDGIQWISEEAIAVLVENCKECIELLWLDGEDMTDVSVKLISKCLHLKSFGLSFCDSLSDQSLKYIQNLINLETLKLKKGTEFSAQALKELFEHLHPQRTGNARGLVHVNIGECSKLDDAAVEAIVNSCRYLESIDISWCWEVTDTGLEHVINKCHWLVDLNICGVNDLLGNPLKEVPKLLPRLQSLNVTMCPLISTDLLDELIFLMRKLVITDLFGGRVFSSKFKVKDFPISDTKISWLEESGSRLDCENE; this is encoded by the exons ATGCGAATATCATCTTTAGATGAGCTCGCAAATAAAGAGTTAAAGGACGATGACGTGGAGGAAATAATTGTCATGGAGAAAGTTTTGACAAAACAGCTaagctttgagtataattttcaCGACCTTCCGGTAGAACTTGTTCTCAAGATTTTTTCGTATCTGAATCTCCCTGAATTGTGCAAAACCACAGCGTTGGTTTGCAAACTGTGGTTGCATTATTCAAGATCTCCAGTTTTGCGGCAAAAGCTGTCGCTGTCTGAATTAACAATACCAATGAATCACTTTGGTGAACTCAGTGCAGTTATTGTAACACACTTCCCTTTTCTGAAGCATCTTTATCTTCAACAGAAAACCAAATTAACACTTGTAGCTTGTCGTGCTTTGGCTAGAGTTTGTCCTTATTTGCAATGTCTGTCGTTGGCTTCGTGTGAAACGGTTACGAAAGAGGAACTTAATGAATTCGCAACATTTTGCCCTCAATTGCGTGACATTAATTTGGAGGAATGTGCCGTGACAGATGAGTGTTTAGAAGTCTTGCCAAACTTGCCTCTGCAACGACTTAACGCCTGCCATTGCATACACCTTACAGACCGTGGACTGAAGTTCCTTGCGACTGATTGTCGCCATCTCCGTTCGTTAAACTTTGACGGCATACAATGGATTTCTGAAGAGGCTATTGCTGTGTTAGTTGAGAATTGCAAAGAGTGCATCGAACTTCTGTGGTTGGATGGCGAGGACATGACTGATGTCAGTGTCAAACTAATTTCAAAATGCCTTCATTTGAA ATCTTTTGGCCTGTCCTTTTGTGACTCTCTGAGTGATCAATCTTTGAAATATATACAGAATCTGATAAATCTGGAGACATTGAAGTTGAAAAAGGGAACAGAATTCTCAGCACAAGCATTGAAGGAACTATTTGAACATCTCCACCCACAGAGAACAGGCAATGCTAGAGGTTTGGTGCACGTAAATATTGGTGAATGTTCAAAACTGGATGATGCGGCTGTGGAAGCAATTGTCAATAG ttgtagaTATCTGGAAAGCATTGACATTTCCTGGTGTTGGGAAGTCACTGATACCGGCTTAGAACATGTGATCAACAAGTGCCACTGGCTGGTTGACTTGAATATTTGTGGTGTAAACGATTTGCTTGGAAACCCTTTGAAAGAAGTTCCAAAACTTTTGCCACGGCTGCAAAGTCTAAATGTAACCATGTGTCCTTTAATATCAACTGATTTGCTAGATGAACTTATATTTTTAATGCGAAAGCTGGTTATCACTGATCTCTTTGGCGGAAGAGTATTTTCATCAAAGTTCAAGGTCAAAGATTTTCCCATTTCTGACACAAAGATTAGCTGGCTTGAAGAATCTGGAAGTAGATTGGATTGTGAAAATGAATAG
- the LOC136918184 gene encoding uncharacterized protein, which translates to MEECNVRLEQNANIILDELANKELKDDDVEEIIVMENVLTKQLSFEYNFHDLPVELVLKIFSYLNLSELCKATALVCKLWLHYSRSPVLRQKLSLSEITIPMNHFDELSAVIVTHFPFLKHLYLQQKTKLTLVACRALARVCPYLQCLSLASCETVTKEELNEFATFCPQLRDINLEACAVTDECLEVLSKLPLQRLNACYCTHLTDRGLKFLATDCCHLRSLNFDGIQWISEEAIAVLVENCKECIELLWLDGEDMTDISVKLISKCLHLKSLGLSFCDSLSDQSLKYIQNLINLETLKLKKGTEFSAQALKELFEHLHPQRTGNARGLVHVNIGECSKLDDAAVEAIANSCRYLESIDISWCWEVTDTGLEHVINKCHWLVDLNICGGKNLHGNLLKEVPKLMQRLRSLDATQCNLISDDLLDELAFLMPTLVIFDYYGERVFSSKFKVKDFPISNTKNSWLEESGSRLDCENE; encoded by the exons ATGGAGGAATGTAACGTCAGATTGGAGCAAAATGCGAATATCATTTTAGATGAGCTCGCAAATAAAGAGTTAAAGGATGATGACGTGGAGGAAATAATTGTCATGGAGAACGTTTTGACAAAACAGCTgagctttgagtataattttcaCGACCTTCCGGTAGAACTTGTTCTAAAGATATTTTCGTATCTGAATCTCTCTGAATTGTGCAAAGCTACTGCGTTGGTTTGCAAACTGTGGTTGCATTATTCAAGATCTCCAGTTTTACGGCAAAAGCTGTCGCTGTCAGAAATAACAATACCAATGAATCACTTTGATGAACTCAGTGCAGTTATTGTAACACACTTCCCTTTTCTGAAGCATCTTTATCTTCAACAAAAAACCAAATTAACACTTGTAGCTTGTCGTGCTTTGGCTAGAGTTTGTCCTTATTTGCAATGTCTGTCCTTGGCTTCGTGTGAAACGGTTACGAAAGAGGAACTTAATGAATTCGCAACATTTTGCCCTCAATTGCGTGACATTAATTTGGAGGCATGTGCTGTGACAGATGAGTGTTTAGAAGTCTTGTCAAAATTGCCTCTGCAACGACTTAACGCCTGCTATTGCACACACCTTACAGACCGTGGACTGAAGTTCCTTGCAACTGATTGTTGCCATCTACGTTCGTTAAACTTTGACGGCATACAATGGATTTCTGAAGAGGCTATTGCAGTGTTAGTTGAGAATTGCAAAGAGTGTATCGAACTTCTGTGGTTGGATGGCGAGGACATGACTGATATCAGTGTCAAACTAATTTCAAAATGCCTTCATTTGAA ATCTCTTGGCCTGTCCTTTTGTGACTCTCTGAGTGATCAATCTTTGAAATATATACAGAATCTGATAAATCTGGAGACATTGAAGTTGAAAAAGGGAACAGAATTCTCAGCACAAGCATTGAAGGAACTATTTGAACATCTCCACCCACAGAGAACAGGCAATGCTAGAGGTTTGGTGCACGTAAATATTGGTGAATGTTCAAAACTGGATGATGCGGCTGTTGAAGCAATTGCCAATAG ttGTAGATATCTGGAAAGCATTGACATTTCCTGGTGTTGGGAAGTCACTGATACCGGCTTAGAACATGTGATCAACAAGTGCCACTGGCTGGTTGACTTGAATATTTGTGGTGGAAAAAATTTGCATGGAAACCTTTTGAAAGAAGTTCCAAAACTTATGCAAAGGCTGCGAAGTCTAGATGCAACCCAGTGTAATTTAATATCAGATGATTTGCTAGATGAACTTGCATTTTTAATGCCAACGCTGGTTATCTTTGATTACTATGGGGAGAGAGTATTTTCATCAAAGTTCAAGGTCAAGGATTTTCCCATTTCTAACACAAAGAACAGCTGGCTTGAAGAATCTGGAAGTAGATTGGATTGTGAAAATGAATAG
- the LOC136917661 gene encoding U3 small nucleolar RNA-associated protein 18 homolog codes for MMKNKRKSHLKRKNIFKSSSEVSRKRLTLVDSGDEAEKALERLVFGGESDVIEALKDNKTTEQEDFSSSDENERDHFRLELNQHKQQRIVGRRPAWEDDDDELESIDISANPHLNDLRATEDETVVSGKKFSQKLRQRFEKLYGDGSWADLDRKTKHDAESNSDDETDDEDDSILKRAGTLLTRKSDYLPQGSLDIRRVKDANSEKPSNASLQCIEFHPSAKVLLTAGFNKTLTLFQIDGKTNPKLQSIFLDKFPIRTAHFSADGEQVVLASRRRHFYVYDMMKGDITKIPGIKGRDEWFFDRFKISPDGKILVFLGNNGYLLLLSSMTKQWIGNLKMNGSVESIAFNADGSRMYSAGSDGEVYIWDMNARRCVHKFRDEGCLTATTLAASRDGRYFACGSDSGVVNIYDDQCLRLTEPKPLKAIMNLTTSIDKTLFNSTSEILAISSREKRDSFKLIHLPSLTTFSNWPSSRTPLRYVHSFDFSPNSGYLSIGNDSGSALLFRLNHFVDS; via the exons ATGATGAAGAACAAGCGAAAATCGCATTTAAAACGCAAAAATATCTTCAAGTCTTCCTCAGAAGTTTCAAGAAAGCGACTGACGCTGGTAGACTCCGGTGATGAAGCGGAGAAAGCGTTGGAAAGACTTGTTTTTGGCGGCGAAAGTGATGTTATTGAGGCACTGAAAGATAACAAGACAACTGAACAAGAAGATTTTTCTTCAAGCGACGag AATGAAAGAGACCATTTCAGACTGGAGCTGAATCAGCACAAGCAGCAAAGGATCGTGGGTCGACGGCCTGCTTGggaagatgatgatgacgagCTGGAGAG tattGACATCTCAGCTAACCCTCATTTAAATGACTTGAGAGCTACTGAAGATGAGACAGTTGTATCTGGAAAGAAATTTTCACAGAAACTAAGGCAACG gTTTGAAAAACTATATGGCGATGGAAGCTGGGCAGATTTGGACAGGAAAACGAAACACG ATGCGGAAAGTAATAGTGATGATGAGACTGATGATGAAGACGATTCAATTCTTAAGAGAGCAGGAACTCTTTTGACGAGGAAGTCAGATTATCTCCCACAAGGGTCTCTCGATATCAGAAGAGTGAAGGATGCCAATAGCGAAAAGCCCTCTAAT GCCTCCCTTCAATGCATTGAATTCCACCCCAGTGCCAAGGTCCTACTAACTGCTGGATTCAATAAGACATTAACTCTCTTCCAG atAGATGGCAAGACAAATCCAAAACTGCAAAGTATATTTCTGGACAAGTTTCCCATTCGCACTGCACACTTCAGTGCTGATGGCGAGCAGGTTGTTCTAGCTTCACGCAGGAGACATTTTTATGTGTACGATATGATGAAAGGAGACATAACAAAAATCCCTGGCATAAAAG GTAGAGATGAGTGGTTCTTTGACAGGTTTAAAATTTCACCTGATGGAAAGATTCTAGTTTTCCTAGGCAACAATGGCTATCTGCTTCTTCTTTCAAGCATG ACAAAACAGTGGATTGGCAATCTGAAGATGAATGGTTCGGTGGAATCCATAGCATTCAATGCAGATGGATCGCGCATGTATTCTGCAGGAA GTGACGGAGAAGTCTACATATGGGACATGAACGCTCGTCGTTGTGTTCACAAATTCAGGGATGAGGGCTGTTTGACTGCAACTACGCTGGCAGCATCACGTGACGGTCGCTACTTCGCTTGTGG ATCTGACAGCGGTGTAGTAAACATTTATGATGACCAGTGTTTACGTTTGACCGAGCCAAAACCACTCAAGGCCATCATGAACTTGACTACCAGCATTGATAAAACTCTATTTAACTCTACAAG CGAAATTCTGGCCATTTCATCGCGTGAAAAAAGGGATTCTTTCAAATTG ATCCACTTACCGTCCTTAACTACCTTTTCCAACTGGCCCTCGTCCCGCACTCCTCTCAGATACGTGCACAGTTTCGATTTTTCACCAAACAGTGGCTACCTCTCCATTGGTAATGACAGTGGCAGTGCGTTACTTTTCAG aTTGAATCATTTCGTGGACTCGTAA